The Gemmata palustris genome includes a region encoding these proteins:
- the tssA gene encoding type VI secretion system protein TssA, which yields MPSADVLDFEKLLAPIPGEKPTGGDLRVNAGPTSLYYQVKDGRSAARATERRIEGGQDETPPDWKPVVSAAAKALGEATKDFELTAYLIEGLCRTQGVAGLRDGFKLARGLAENFWDGLLPAPDEDGLATTLGPLAGLNGDDAEGTLIAPINRIAITESASHGKLSTAVYLQAVAVAKIVDPDARERRIAAGSPSMEMVQKAVDETPAPFYRTLHDDLTAALDEFAKLNAVLDEKGGRFAPPTSAIRNALEGVLAAINDVARGKLAVTATVAAPVDSAAGAGAPGQPNTGDSGAGGERLPTIRTRDDALNAILQLSDYFRRTEPHSMVPYALEQAVRWARMPLPELMKELIDDDSARRALFKQVGIRSAEN from the coding sequence ATGCCGTCCGCGGACGTGCTGGATTTCGAGAAGTTACTCGCCCCAATCCCCGGCGAGAAACCCACCGGGGGCGACCTCCGGGTGAACGCCGGGCCGACGTCGCTCTACTACCAGGTCAAGGACGGGCGCTCGGCGGCCCGGGCCACCGAGCGCCGAATTGAGGGCGGCCAGGACGAAACGCCGCCCGACTGGAAGCCGGTCGTCAGCGCTGCGGCGAAGGCACTGGGCGAGGCCACGAAAGACTTTGAACTGACCGCGTACCTGATCGAAGGGCTGTGCCGCACACAAGGCGTCGCGGGCCTGCGCGACGGGTTCAAGCTCGCCCGCGGGCTGGCGGAGAACTTCTGGGACGGGTTGCTCCCCGCGCCCGACGAAGACGGGCTCGCCACGACACTCGGACCGCTCGCGGGGTTGAACGGCGACGACGCCGAGGGGACGCTGATCGCGCCGATCAACCGGATCGCGATCACCGAATCGGCCTCGCACGGGAAGCTCAGCACCGCGGTGTACCTGCAAGCGGTCGCGGTGGCGAAGATCGTCGACCCGGACGCGCGCGAGCGCCGGATCGCGGCGGGTTCGCCCAGCATGGAGATGGTGCAGAAGGCGGTCGACGAGACCCCGGCCCCGTTCTACCGCACGCTGCACGACGACCTGACCGCCGCGCTCGACGAGTTCGCGAAACTCAACGCGGTCCTCGACGAGAAGGGCGGCCGGTTCGCCCCGCCGACGTCCGCGATCCGCAACGCACTCGAAGGGGTGCTGGCCGCGATCAACGACGTGGCCCGCGGGAAACTCGCCGTCACCGCGACGGTCGCGGCCCCGGTCGATTCCGCGGCCGGAGCGGGCGCGCCCGGTCAACCCAACACGGGAGACAGTGGGGCGGGCGGCGAGCGGCTCCCGACGATCCGCACGCGCGACGACGCACTCAACGCGATCCTCCAGTTGAGCGACTACTTCCGGCGCACCGAACCGCACTCGATGGTCCCCTACGCGCTCGAACAAGCCGTGCGGTGGGCACGAATGCCGCTGCCGGAACTGATGAAGGAATTGATCGACGACGACTCCGCCCGCCGCGCGCTGTTCAAGCAAGTGGGCATCCGCAGCGCCGAGAATTGA
- a CDS encoding dual specificity protein phosphatase family protein, whose translation MTREWWRSQVALVAFVALIVTCVAYLGVTVANSKPPNYTRIEDGLYQGGFVASPPWRTHAVLNLSETADPYSSAVHVWEPIPDAAPAPDLEWLRRQVEWVEAQRQAGRQVFVHSHNGMSRSGMVIIAYLMRKNHWSREQALDFVQTKRPITRPNPAFMERLSEWEQVVLGK comes from the coding sequence ATGACACGGGAATGGTGGCGGTCACAGGTCGCACTGGTCGCGTTCGTGGCACTCATCGTGACCTGTGTCGCCTATCTCGGTGTCACGGTCGCCAACTCGAAACCGCCGAACTACACGCGGATCGAGGACGGTTTGTACCAGGGCGGGTTCGTCGCGTCACCGCCCTGGCGCACCCACGCGGTCCTCAACCTGAGCGAAACCGCCGACCCGTACTCGAGCGCGGTACACGTCTGGGAACCCATTCCCGATGCCGCGCCCGCCCCCGACCTCGAATGGCTCCGGCGCCAGGTCGAATGGGTCGAAGCCCAGCGACAGGCCGGGCGCCAGGTCTTCGTTCACAGTCACAACGGAATGAGCCGCAGCGGAATGGTGATTATCGCGTACCTGATGCGCAAAAATCACTGGTCGCGAGAACAGGCACTGGACTTCGTTCAGACCAAGCGCCCGATCACGAGGCCCAACCCGGCATTCATGGAACGCCTCTCCGAGTGGGAACAGGTCGTATTGGGGAAGTGA
- the rpmB gene encoding 50S ribosomal protein L28, protein MAKTCVFTGKKAVFGNRKKYRGKAKYLGGVGKKILGTSRRKFKPNLQKMRCVVDGVVKKVWVSASAIRSGLVVKPVKVKPFEKVNV, encoded by the coding sequence ATGGCCAAGACGTGCGTTTTCACCGGTAAAAAGGCGGTTTTTGGGAACCGCAAGAAGTACCGCGGTAAGGCGAAGTACCTCGGCGGCGTCGGTAAGAAGATCCTCGGCACCAGCCGGCGGAAGTTCAAACCGAACCTCCAGAAAATGCGCTGCGTCGTGGACGGCGTGGTGAAGAAGGTGTGGGTGTCCGCCTCCGCGATCCGCAGCGGACTGGTGGTGAAGCCCGTGAAAGTGAAGCCGTTCGAGAAGGTCAACGTGTAG
- a CDS encoding lysophospholipid acyltransferase family protein — MPESESPQVRRDRHSALGAAAIVCLSVPALAILVIDSPADARRGNVLWLVGSMVGFALLPFLYWAPYRALGLVPLAAVAWLAAVGHGVYWGEWPGWAHGAPLGLIVGALARGRRGQEPWPETAALFGATLVGFGIAWACVTRGRPFAAPQGLVLIASVALVGWSWARLFRPLFELVVEPVLWLMYRVRRAGPGFTDFPRTGPCLVIANHACWLDPVFLAKVLPRPLTPMMTAKFYDLPLIRRLMVAFGIIRVPEKALKKDAPELLEAIAALDRGECVVIFPEGYLRRSEDRPLRRFGQGVWQVLKARPSTPVFATWIEGAWGSYTSHSKGVPMKNKKPDFRRSIGVGASAAVVVPPDILSAHLPTRTHLMNLVGAARVHLGLDPLPPFELPAKTDDIENEG; from the coding sequence ATGCCCGAATCCGAATCGCCACAAGTCCGCCGCGACCGGCACAGCGCGCTCGGCGCGGCCGCAATCGTGTGCCTTTCGGTGCCCGCGCTCGCGATCCTCGTGATCGATTCCCCCGCGGACGCGCGCCGGGGGAACGTGCTGTGGCTGGTCGGGTCGATGGTGGGTTTCGCGCTTTTGCCGTTCCTCTACTGGGCGCCGTACCGGGCGCTGGGGCTGGTGCCGCTGGCCGCGGTCGCGTGGCTCGCCGCGGTCGGGCACGGCGTGTACTGGGGCGAGTGGCCCGGCTGGGCACACGGCGCCCCACTCGGGCTCATCGTCGGTGCGCTCGCGCGCGGGCGCCGGGGACAGGAGCCGTGGCCGGAAACGGCCGCGCTATTCGGCGCGACCCTCGTGGGGTTCGGGATCGCGTGGGCGTGCGTGACGCGCGGGCGCCCGTTCGCGGCACCGCAGGGGCTCGTTCTGATCGCGTCCGTTGCGCTCGTCGGTTGGTCGTGGGCGCGGCTCTTCCGCCCGCTGTTCGAGCTGGTGGTGGAACCCGTTTTGTGGTTGATGTACCGCGTTCGGCGCGCCGGCCCCGGCTTCACGGACTTTCCGCGAACCGGGCCGTGTCTCGTGATCGCTAATCACGCCTGTTGGCTCGATCCCGTTTTCTTGGCGAAGGTGCTCCCCCGGCCGCTCACGCCGATGATGACCGCCAAGTTCTACGACCTGCCACTCATCCGGCGCCTGATGGTCGCGTTCGGCATCATCCGCGTGCCGGAGAAGGCGCTCAAAAAGGACGCACCCGAACTCCTCGAAGCGATCGCGGCGCTGGACCGCGGGGAGTGCGTGGTGATCTTCCCGGAGGGCTATTTGCGCCGGTCGGAAGACCGCCCCCTGCGCCGGTTCGGGCAAGGGGTGTGGCAAGTGCTCAAGGCGCGCCCGAGCACGCCCGTGTTCGCGACGTGGATCGAGGGCGCGTGGGGGAGTTACACGTCGCACTCCAAAGGGGTGCCGATGAAAAACAAGAAACCGGACTTCCGTCGGTCGATCGGTGTGGGTGCGTCGGCCGCGGTGGTGGTGCCTCCGGACATCCTCAGCGCGCACCTCCCCACGCGAACGCACCTCATGAACCTCGTGGGCGCAGCGCGGGTGCATTTGGGGCTCGACCCGCTCCCACCGTTCGAGCTGCCCGCAAAAACGGACGACATCGAGAACGAAGGGTGA
- a CDS encoding aminotransferase-like domain-containing protein: MPPAPLSRSGKSRRTTDSPISYFIQKALETPGLISFAAGLVDEGSLPVDEVGAAVAQIVADPLAGRATLQYGSTQGLPELREQVLQLVCDADGVRPSDVSLTVNDVCITTGSQQLLYLLGEALFDPGDIVITEAPSYFVFHSLLQSHGAKVLTVPLDEHGMKMDALEALLERLRRSGELARVKVIYTVDYFQNPTGLTLAVDRRAKLVELARRYSTDHRIIVLEDAAYRELRFTGADLPSVKRFDPTNEFVVYTSTFSKPCAPGLKTGYALMPPDLMAPLLHLKGSHDFGSANLSQHIASRLIASGAYAKHAEHLRNVYRKKRDLMVQALESEFSDFPAARWTVPAGGFYVWLTFDGIDTGPNGPLVQAALETGVLYVPGEFGHVFDGEESVPNNECRLCFGVATEEQIPEGIRRLRKACAAISTGKREKVKVGV; encoded by the coding sequence ATGCCGCCGGCGCCCCTGTCGCGGTCGGGCAAGTCCCGCCGCACCACCGATTCGCCCATCAGTTACTTCATCCAGAAGGCGCTCGAAACGCCGGGCCTGATCTCGTTCGCGGCCGGGCTCGTGGACGAGGGCTCGCTGCCGGTGGACGAAGTGGGCGCCGCGGTCGCGCAGATCGTCGCCGACCCGCTCGCGGGCCGCGCCACGCTGCAGTACGGTTCCACCCAGGGCCTACCGGAGTTGCGCGAACAGGTTCTCCAACTGGTGTGCGACGCGGACGGCGTGCGGCCCTCCGATGTGAGCCTCACCGTCAACGACGTGTGCATCACGACCGGCTCGCAACAACTGCTCTACCTGCTCGGCGAGGCGCTGTTCGATCCGGGCGACATCGTCATCACGGAAGCCCCGTCGTACTTCGTGTTCCACAGCCTGCTCCAGTCGCACGGCGCGAAGGTGCTGACGGTGCCGCTGGACGAACACGGCATGAAGATGGACGCGCTGGAGGCGCTGCTCGAGCGGCTCCGCCGGTCCGGTGAGTTGGCCCGCGTGAAGGTGATCTACACCGTCGATTACTTCCAGAACCCGACCGGGCTGACGCTCGCGGTGGATCGCCGCGCGAAGCTGGTGGAACTGGCCCGCCGGTACAGCACGGACCACCGGATCATCGTTCTCGAAGACGCGGCCTATCGCGAGTTGCGCTTCACCGGCGCCGATCTGCCCAGCGTGAAGCGGTTCGACCCGACGAACGAGTTCGTGGTGTACACGAGCACGTTCTCGAAGCCGTGCGCGCCCGGGCTGAAGACCGGTTACGCTCTCATGCCGCCCGACCTGATGGCCCCGCTCCTTCACCTGAAGGGCAGCCACGACTTCGGCTCCGCGAACCTGTCGCAGCACATCGCGTCGCGGTTGATCGCGTCCGGCGCCTACGCCAAGCACGCAGAGCACCTCCGCAACGTGTACCGCAAGAAGCGCGACCTGATGGTTCAGGCGCTGGAATCGGAGTTCAGCGACTTCCCGGCCGCGCGGTGGACCGTTCCGGCGGGCGGGTTCTACGTGTGGCTCACGTTTGATGGCATCGATACCGGCCCGAACGGTCCGCTCGTTCAAGCGGCGCTCGAAACGGGCGTACTGTACGTGCCGGGCGAGTTCGGTCACGTGTTCGATGGGGAGGAATCCGTGCCGAACAACGAGTGCCGCTTGTGCTTCGGTGTGGCGACTGAGGAGCAGATCCCCGAAGGCATCCGCCGGTTGCGCAAGGCTTGCGCCGCGATTAGCACCGGGAAGCGTGAAAAGGTGAAGGTGGGGGTGTGA
- a CDS encoding preprotein translocase subunit SecA, giving the protein MSTAIPPAAPEHAEAPRKIENTPGRLGTWPVNTTVARVGPPWKRRLSRAALLVPKVRYFEKLHADVTDAQLVELSMGLRGKARGKWDLDKLLPEAFALASLAIQRTLNIRPFDVQLAAGAVMHVGGLVELATGEGKTVSASAPAYLNALSGKGVHVTTVNDYLAKRDAEWIGPVYQKLGMTVGVLQQKMDEGDRITAYKADVTYGTAAEFGFDFLRDRLKLRGGQATAAPFWAAWTGGGGGRLDPRVQRGLHYAIVDEADSIFVDEAKTPLIIANPTRLADPEEQVVFKWADELARSMKRDEHFHMNAKKDKIELTDAGKHLVRYSNPPTGKHAKAMDKLLEAVERGLHAYYRFARDQHYMVNSENKIVIIDEGTGRPMPDRHWRDGLHQAVEAKEKVAINMPSSHAAQVTFQNFYRLYEKLAGMSGTLLPNFWEMRKVYRRWTTKVPTNKPNLRNVLPDSVYPTEDAKFDAVVQKTQEMLASGRPVLIGTRTVEASKKLSAKLTAAAVPHQVLNAEQNEHEADVVAGAGQPGMVTVATNMAGRGTDIKLGPGVAANGGLHVIGTERHEAERIDRQLIGRAGRQGDPGSSQFMLALEDQLLEGLGGAKQKELEALGKAGGSRDWNSFAPLFRLAQRRIEARHYRQRLDLMNYDKQRQEMLQDLGADAYVD; this is encoded by the coding sequence ATGAGTACCGCTATTCCGCCCGCTGCGCCCGAACACGCGGAAGCCCCGCGGAAGATCGAGAACACCCCGGGCCGGCTCGGGACGTGGCCCGTGAACACGACCGTCGCGCGCGTCGGCCCACCCTGGAAGCGCCGGCTGTCGCGGGCCGCGCTCCTCGTGCCGAAGGTGCGGTACTTCGAGAAACTCCACGCCGACGTGACCGATGCGCAGCTCGTCGAACTGAGCATGGGGCTGCGGGGCAAGGCGCGCGGGAAGTGGGATCTCGACAAGCTCTTACCGGAAGCGTTCGCGCTCGCGTCGCTCGCGATCCAGCGCACGCTCAACATTCGCCCGTTCGACGTGCAACTCGCGGCCGGCGCGGTAATGCACGTCGGCGGCCTGGTCGAACTCGCGACCGGCGAGGGGAAGACCGTGTCCGCCAGCGCGCCGGCGTACCTCAACGCGCTCTCCGGCAAGGGCGTCCACGTCACCACGGTCAACGACTACCTCGCCAAGCGCGACGCGGAGTGGATCGGCCCGGTGTACCAGAAGCTCGGGATGACGGTCGGCGTGCTCCAACAGAAGATGGACGAGGGCGACCGCATCACCGCGTACAAGGCCGACGTTACTTATGGCACCGCGGCCGAGTTCGGGTTCGACTTCCTCCGCGACCGGCTGAAGCTGCGCGGCGGCCAAGCCACGGCCGCGCCGTTCTGGGCCGCGTGGACCGGGGGCGGCGGCGGGCGCCTGGACCCGCGCGTGCAGCGCGGGCTGCACTACGCCATCGTGGACGAGGCCGACAGCATCTTCGTGGACGAAGCGAAGACGCCCCTCATCATCGCGAACCCCACTCGATTGGCTGACCCGGAAGAGCAAGTGGTGTTCAAGTGGGCCGACGAACTCGCGCGCAGCATGAAGCGCGACGAACACTTCCACATGAACGCGAAGAAGGACAAGATCGAGCTGACCGACGCCGGCAAGCACCTCGTCCGGTACTCCAACCCGCCGACCGGTAAGCACGCGAAGGCGATGGACAAGTTGCTCGAGGCCGTCGAGCGCGGGCTGCACGCCTACTACCGCTTCGCCCGCGACCAGCACTACATGGTGAACAGCGAAAACAAGATCGTCATCATCGACGAGGGCACTGGGCGCCCGATGCCCGACCGCCACTGGCGCGACGGGCTGCACCAAGCGGTCGAGGCGAAGGAGAAGGTCGCGATCAACATGCCGAGTTCGCACGCGGCGCAGGTCACGTTCCAAAACTTCTACCGTCTGTACGAGAAGCTCGCGGGGATGTCCGGTACGCTGCTCCCGAACTTCTGGGAGATGCGGAAAGTGTACCGGCGCTGGACGACGAAGGTGCCGACGAACAAGCCGAACCTGCGCAACGTGCTACCCGATTCCGTGTACCCCACCGAGGACGCGAAGTTTGATGCGGTGGTGCAGAAGACGCAGGAGATGCTCGCGTCCGGGCGCCCGGTGCTGATCGGTACGCGGACCGTGGAGGCGTCGAAGAAACTGAGCGCGAAGTTGACCGCCGCAGCCGTACCGCACCAGGTGCTGAACGCCGAGCAGAACGAGCACGAAGCGGACGTGGTCGCGGGCGCCGGGCAGCCGGGCATGGTGACGGTCGCGACGAACATGGCCGGGCGCGGGACTGACATCAAGTTGGGGCCGGGGGTGGCCGCAAACGGCGGCCTGCACGTGATCGGCACGGAGCGCCACGAGGCCGAGCGCATCGACCGGCAGCTCATCGGGCGCGCCGGGCGCCAGGGCGACCCCGGTAGCTCGCAGTTCATGCTCGCACTGGAAGATCAGCTGCTCGAAGGGCTGGGCGGCGCGAAGCAGAAGGAACTGGAAGCGCTGGGCAAGGCCGGCGGGAGCCGCGACTGGAACTCGTTCGCGCCTCTGTTCCGCCTGGCGCAGCGCCGCATCGAAGCACGGCACTACCGCCAGCGCCTCGACCTGATGAACTACGACAAACAGCGCCAGGAGATGCTCCAGGACTTGGGCGCGGATGCGTATGTGGATTAG
- a CDS encoding DUF2203 domain-containing protein, translated as MSNTPNRASNSAGKPRKKEVTLDLTTARQMLPLVRSIVTDVQNARRAINRLVPEQERLDRQRRDLVWQERQRRYQVIDEIAAAEKAWNIAVTELNSLGVALVDDEAGEVDFPTKVNGRTAAFSWLVGEEALRHWHYSDEESRRPIPADWDKAGSVTATRYRGSQP; from the coding sequence ATGAGCAACACGCCCAACCGCGCGAGTAACTCGGCGGGAAAGCCTCGTAAGAAAGAGGTCACCCTCGACCTCACGACCGCTCGTCAGATGCTTCCCCTCGTCCGGAGCATCGTGACGGACGTCCAGAACGCCCGCCGCGCGATCAACCGCCTCGTTCCCGAGCAAGAGCGCCTCGACCGGCAGCGCCGCGACCTCGTCTGGCAGGAGCGCCAGCGGCGCTACCAGGTGATCGACGAGATCGCCGCGGCCGAAAAAGCCTGGAACATCGCCGTCACCGAGCTGAACAGCTTGGGCGTCGCGCTCGTGGACGACGAGGCCGGGGAAGTGGACTTCCCAACAAAAGTGAACGGCCGCACCGCCGCGTTCTCCTGGCTCGTGGGCGAAGAGGCCCTCCGCCACTGGCACTACTCCGACGAAGAATCACGCCGGCCGATCCCGGCCGACTGGGATAAGGCCGGTTCCGTGACCGCAACTCGCTACCGCGGCAGCCAGCCGTAA